Proteins co-encoded in one Desulfitobacterium hafniense DCB-2 genomic window:
- a CDS encoding Sec-independent protein translocase subunit TatA/TatB: MSFNELIILMVIALVLFGPEDLPDVARAIGKVVFEVKKIAGDMTKEFQDAVNTPSNVLKKTLDDTLKTPAPKKSTQEVTKTAAAAPSTAAAVAPEAADTPEAADTPKDENATPNKDDEELLTYDEDPLAELPQDMVSYEK, from the coding sequence ATGAGTTTTAATGAACTTATTATATTAATGGTTATTGCCTTGGTATTATTTGGCCCTGAAGATCTTCCCGACGTGGCTCGTGCCATTGGCAAAGTGGTTTTTGAGGTTAAGAAAATTGCCGGAGATATGACAAAAGAGTTTCAGGATGCTGTGAATACCCCCAGCAATGTCCTCAAGAAGACCTTGGATGACACACTGAAAACCCCGGCACCCAAGAAAAGCACCCAGGAAGTGACAAAGACGGCAGCGGCAGCCCCTTCAACCGCGGCAGCGGTTGCACCGGAAGCTGCAGATACACCGGAAGCTGCAGATACGCCCAAGGATGAGAATGCAACACCCAATAAAGATGACGAAGAATTATTAACCTATGATGAGGATCCCCTTGCGGAACTCCCACAAGACATGGTGTCCTACGAAAAATAG
- a CDS encoding polyprenyl synthetase family protein produces MLLLSEHFKEELEEIKRTLRREIKLKAAEFDELVELNFGELENNACPLIVLAVSQTFGGAARSAIGLATIFQYIFMADQVHRLMKDDPDLEESKRQFPVLVGDFLYGKFFLSLCKEKMLHFLAPLAKVIENMNQGAIIRWLSRDKKVSDGEYIRTIEMERASLTGLAARLGAELAGCPLKVQEQCETIGWNLGIAWAASQERRSGGVVDFALTEARSILRELPDHRNHSLNQLIDYIESNVQVKTLELNYR; encoded by the coding sequence TTGTTGCTACTGTCTGAACACTTCAAGGAGGAGCTTGAAGAAATAAAAAGAACCCTTCGACGTGAAATCAAGCTCAAGGCTGCTGAATTTGACGAACTTGTGGAATTGAATTTTGGTGAACTTGAGAATAACGCCTGCCCGCTGATTGTCCTTGCTGTGAGCCAAACCTTTGGCGGTGCGGCCCGTTCAGCTATTGGCCTGGCCACAATCTTTCAATACATATTTATGGCCGATCAGGTTCATCGCCTGATGAAGGATGATCCGGATCTGGAAGAAAGTAAACGACAATTCCCGGTTCTTGTAGGAGATTTTCTTTATGGAAAGTTTTTTCTGAGTTTGTGTAAAGAGAAAATGCTCCATTTCCTGGCCCCTTTGGCTAAGGTTATTGAAAATATGAATCAAGGAGCAATCATCCGTTGGTTGTCGAGGGATAAAAAAGTAAGTGATGGCGAATATATAAGAACTATTGAGATGGAAAGAGCATCTCTGACCGGCCTTGCGGCACGGTTGGGGGCGGAGCTGGCCGGCTGTCCGCTGAAGGTGCAGGAGCAATGTGAGACCATAGGCTGGAATTTGGGGATTGCCTGGGCGGCGTCTCAAGAACGAAGGTCGGGCGGGGTGGTTGACTTTGCGCTGACTGAGGCCAGATCGATTCTCCGGGAGCTCCCCGATCACAGAAATCATTCTTTAAATCAATTAATCGATTATATTGAAAGCAATGTACAGGTTAAAACTCTGGAGTTGAATTATAGATAG
- a CDS encoding polyprenyl synthetase family protein produces MKQLWLFNQINSDLQRVEKELHAYIKTDFPILDQSAVQLLEAGGKRLRPAFTLLAGKFYGYPIDRLLPVAMALELIHMATLVHDDVVDASMTRRGRPTVKAKWGNVVSIATGDYLLAKALELLAQINHPEVSKILAEVSVEMSQGEIQQIKASNDVNQNLKQYYYRIKRKTAMLISASCKLGALISAAPRREVWALGAYGHALGMAFQIVDDVLDVTAEASELGKPVGGDIRQGIMTLPLILALHQSGERERLHELLVKPEKDEDDVREAIKMIKDSGAIADSMHYVDLYISKANSYLQELPNVPTRKALVDLAYFVKERKF; encoded by the coding sequence TTGAAACAACTTTGGCTTTTTAACCAAATCAACTCCGATCTGCAGAGGGTTGAGAAAGAACTTCATGCTTATATAAAAACAGATTTTCCTATACTGGATCAATCCGCTGTTCAACTACTGGAAGCCGGTGGAAAGCGGTTGCGCCCGGCTTTTACCCTTTTAGCAGGAAAATTCTATGGCTATCCCATTGACAGGCTCCTTCCGGTGGCTATGGCTTTAGAATTGATTCACATGGCCACTCTGGTTCATGACGATGTAGTGGACGCGTCAATGACCCGGCGGGGACGGCCGACAGTTAAAGCAAAATGGGGAAATGTAGTTTCGATTGCTACCGGGGATTACCTATTGGCTAAAGCGCTGGAGCTGCTTGCTCAGATTAATCATCCTGAAGTATCCAAGATTCTTGCTGAAGTCAGTGTGGAAATGAGCCAGGGAGAGATCCAACAGATTAAAGCTTCCAATGATGTCAATCAGAACTTGAAACAGTATTATTATCGTATTAAGCGTAAAACGGCCATGCTTATTTCGGCCAGTTGCAAACTGGGTGCTCTGATTTCTGCTGCTCCGCGGCGGGAGGTTTGGGCTCTGGGTGCTTACGGACACGCTCTGGGTATGGCTTTTCAAATCGTCGATGATGTCCTGGATGTCACCGCTGAAGCCTCCGAACTGGGCAAGCCTGTGGGAGGAGATATCCGTCAAGGAATTATGACTCTGCCTTTGATTCTTGCCCTGCATCAATCCGGGGAGAGGGAGCGTCTCCATGAATTGCTGGTCAAACCGGAGAAAGATGAGGATGACGTCAGAGAGGCCATTAAAATGATCAAGGACTCCGGAGCAATTGCTGACTCCATGCACTATGTGGACTTATATATAAGTAAAGCCAATTCTTACCTTCAAGAGCTGCCCAATGTACCGACCCGGAAGGCTCTCGTGGATTTGGCTTATTTTGTGAAGGAACGCAAGTTTTAG
- the nrfD gene encoding NrfD/PsrC family molybdoenzyme membrane anchor subunit has translation MHLHWQWLIVIYLFLGGLGAGAYLTSYAAGRGWLGNSPALQRAGYFIAAPIVAFGTVLLVFDLGQGLKKPWLLIGLLSNFSSVMTWGVYILALFICVGLVVAFFVWKKKAIPGALEHLGALLAFSTCAYTGLLVAVVEAIPFWNTYVMPVLFVVSAISTGLSITVLVGNIIDKGVHADEYKISKLHFCLVSVEIILVAFIFSVANAGGGVKAASAAQAISGGLALWFWLFLVVLGLVVPLLISAFAVRKLGRSAHTGHALHAAAGSGNTVALEQGQGLANVLLLSDALVVLGGFVLRYVVIFAALPIWNGTLM, from the coding sequence ATGCATCTTCATTGGCAATGGTTAATCGTTATATATCTCTTTTTAGGTGGTTTAGGTGCCGGAGCATACCTCACTTCTTATGCTGCCGGGAGAGGCTGGTTAGGGAACTCACCTGCTTTGCAACGGGCCGGATATTTTATAGCTGCCCCCATCGTGGCCTTTGGTACAGTGCTTTTAGTATTTGACTTGGGTCAGGGACTAAAGAAACCCTGGCTGCTCATCGGCCTTTTAAGTAACTTCTCCTCAGTCATGACCTGGGGCGTATATATTCTTGCCCTCTTCATCTGTGTGGGGTTAGTGGTTGCCTTCTTTGTCTGGAAGAAAAAAGCGATTCCCGGTGCGTTAGAGCATCTCGGAGCACTGCTGGCTTTCTCGACATGTGCTTACACAGGTTTGCTCGTTGCCGTGGTTGAAGCGATTCCTTTCTGGAATACCTATGTTATGCCGGTATTATTCGTTGTTTCTGCCATTTCCACAGGTCTTTCCATTACGGTCCTGGTCGGCAATATCATTGATAAGGGCGTACATGCCGATGAGTACAAGATTTCCAAGCTTCACTTCTGCCTTGTCAGCGTTGAGATCATCCTCGTCGCCTTTATCTTCAGCGTGGCCAATGCCGGTGGCGGGGTGAAAGCCGCTTCTGCCGCTCAAGCCATTTCCGGCGGGCTGGCGCTTTGGTTCTGGCTGTTCCTTGTGGTACTGGGACTGGTGGTGCCTCTGCTGATCTCAGCTTTCGCAGTGAGAAAACTTGGCAGGTCCGCTCATACCGGTCATGCTCTGCATGCGGCAGCTGGAAGCGGCAACACCGTGGCCTTAGAGCAAGGGCAAGGCTTGGCCAATGTGCTCCTGCTCAGTGATGCTTTGGTTGTTCTGGGGGGATTTGTGCTGCGCTATGTGGTCATCTTTGCAGCACTGCCTATTTGGAACGGTACTTTAATGTAG
- the resB gene encoding cytochrome c biogenesis protein ResB: MSNRSDGLIEKIWDIFSSMKTGLVLLGIVALVSGIGTLVPQESLDPEGAHAVAEIWRTLGFTHIYSSPLFQFLLGLLCINLIVCSVQRFGGIYKLTFNPEAPRDKSSLPQKISAKLSGQTEDVLKQRTQEVLKKKGFRLTEAAGEGQWSFTAQKRRMGSWGSFITHLAFVILILGALIGSLSGFKGYMMAGEGSVVPIQEIDLYKGQVKENFMVKINSVEDRILPSGERDNWYTDLSIIESGTEVHRQSISVNHPLTYKGVTFYQSSYAPGAQFTVEMGDKTFPVALQNGYGYFNAPGTNLYFVLAAMKTSPQESVILYQVFDEQRQLDMGQLTPGESKNIQDAYTITFDKAIAFTGLQIKADPGVGIVWLGSGLLMVGLLLSFYWRPVRIAGVLEANHETQEATLTLGAYTGKLSMGVKEEFDRIVAEVEGIS; the protein is encoded by the coding sequence ATGAGCAATAGGTCTGACGGATTGATTGAAAAAATTTGGGACATCTTCAGCTCAATGAAAACAGGGTTGGTATTACTCGGAATCGTTGCACTGGTTTCAGGGATAGGAACTCTGGTACCACAGGAATCCCTCGATCCCGAAGGAGCACATGCAGTTGCTGAGATTTGGAGAACTTTAGGATTTACCCATATCTATTCTTCACCTTTGTTTCAATTCTTATTAGGTCTACTCTGTATTAATCTCATTGTGTGTAGTGTACAGCGTTTTGGGGGAATCTATAAGTTGACATTTAATCCCGAGGCTCCCCGGGATAAGTCCAGTCTGCCTCAGAAGATTAGCGCCAAACTATCTGGGCAGACTGAAGATGTCCTAAAACAAAGAACTCAGGAAGTTCTTAAGAAGAAGGGGTTTCGCCTTACCGAAGCGGCAGGCGAAGGTCAATGGAGTTTTACAGCACAGAAGCGGCGCATGGGCAGTTGGGGCTCCTTCATCACTCATCTTGCTTTTGTCATCTTAATCCTTGGTGCTCTGATCGGGTCCCTCTCCGGCTTTAAAGGGTATATGATGGCCGGTGAAGGAAGCGTGGTTCCCATTCAGGAGATTGACCTCTATAAAGGCCAGGTAAAAGAAAACTTTATGGTTAAGATCAATTCGGTGGAAGATAGGATTCTGCCCAGCGGAGAGAGGGATAACTGGTATACCGATCTTAGTATCATTGAATCAGGTACAGAGGTTCACCGCCAATCCATTTCTGTGAATCATCCCTTGACCTATAAGGGTGTAACCTTCTACCAATCCAGCTATGCGCCGGGAGCCCAATTTACTGTGGAAATGGGCGATAAGACCTTTCCGGTAGCACTCCAGAATGGGTATGGTTATTTTAATGCACCGGGAACCAATCTTTACTTTGTGCTGGCGGCCATGAAAACAAGCCCCCAAGAGTCCGTGATCCTTTATCAGGTTTTTGATGAGCAGAGGCAGTTGGATATGGGGCAGCTCACACCGGGAGAATCCAAGAACATCCAGGATGCTTATACCATAACCTTTGATAAAGCGATAGCATTCACAGGATTACAGATTAAAGCAGATCCCGGAGTAGGGATTGTCTGGCTGGGAAGCGGCCTTTTAATGGTGGGATTGCTTTTATCCTTCTACTGGCGGCCTGTTCGGATAGCAGGTGTTTTGGAGGCTAATCATGAGACCCAGGAGGCAACCTTGACTTTGGGAGCTTACACCGGAAAGCTGAGCATGGGAGTCAAAGAAGAGTTCGACCGCATTGTTGCTGAAGTAGAAGGAATATCATAA
- the ccsB gene encoding c-type cytochrome biogenesis protein CcsB, whose product MGGSMENFEVILFYIMVGAYIGSTVFYWIGMAAKKDVVTHLGTFAAIIGLIANTAAIALRWVITQRPPLTNGYEFILTFCWGIVIIYIFAEFRYKIKALGSFVMPVTFILLMFIIMKMGPSERVAGAIPPALKSQWLTFHVFTAMLAYGAFAISCGLGIMYLLKTGAGSHEKHEKETWLNRFPPENVLDELAYKMIGFAFPMLTLCIVTGAIWANYAWGTYWSWDPKETWSLITWIIYAAYLHARLMYGWKGKRAAWMAIIGFAAVLFTFFGVNYLLPGLHSYA is encoded by the coding sequence TTGGGCGGATCCATGGAAAATTTCGAAGTCATTTTATTTTATATCATGGTTGGAGCTTACATAGGAAGCACCGTCTTCTATTGGATCGGGATGGCTGCTAAAAAAGACGTCGTTACCCACCTGGGTACATTCGCTGCCATCATCGGACTGATAGCCAATACAGCGGCCATCGCTTTGCGCTGGGTGATTACGCAGCGGCCGCCATTAACCAATGGTTATGAATTTATTCTTACCTTCTGTTGGGGAATTGTCATTATTTATATCTTTGCGGAGTTCCGCTATAAGATTAAAGCTCTGGGCAGCTTTGTCATGCCTGTAACCTTCATATTGCTTATGTTTATTATCATGAAAATGGGCCCTTCGGAAAGAGTGGCTGGAGCTATCCCACCGGCTTTGAAAAGCCAGTGGTTGACCTTCCATGTGTTCACTGCTATGCTGGCCTATGGAGCCTTTGCTATTTCCTGCGGTTTGGGAATCATGTATCTGCTTAAAACCGGCGCCGGTTCCCATGAAAAGCATGAAAAAGAAACCTGGCTCAACCGTTTCCCCCCTGAAAATGTTCTGGATGAACTGGCTTATAAGATGATTGGCTTTGCCTTCCCGATGTTGACCCTGTGTATCGTTACCGGCGCTATTTGGGCTAACTATGCCTGGGGCACCTACTGGTCCTGGGACCCCAAAGAAACCTGGTCCCTGATCACTTGGATTATCTACGCTGCCTACCTCCATGCCCGTTTGATGTATGGCTGGAAAGGAAAACGGGCGGCTTGGATGGCCATCATTGGTTTTGCAGCCGTGTTGTTTACAT
- the tatC gene encoding twin-arginine translocase subunit TatC: MRRRKRVDENMPLMEHISALRKVFLFAAYGVILGTVVGWIYSDQVYAFLANPVIQLGIELITTTPMEPIMVKLKVSIVVGVVIALPIIIWQIWSFILPALKQNEKKYLYMIVPSSVILMLAGIAFAFLFVIPIGLKFLLFTGQAVVTSTTLVTKASYLSFIIRFLLSFGLIFQLPVILLLLIRIGVLSPDSLAKKRKYAFFGIVVVVMLISPTPEIMTQGLMVLPTYMLYEASIWLGYIVARKREKALEG; this comes from the coding sequence ATGCGCAGGCGGAAACGTGTGGACGAAAATATGCCGCTTATGGAGCATATTAGCGCATTACGCAAAGTTTTCTTATTTGCAGCATACGGAGTCATTTTAGGTACGGTTGTCGGATGGATATACAGCGATCAGGTTTACGCATTCCTTGCCAATCCAGTGATTCAACTGGGTATAGAATTAATTACAACTACCCCCATGGAACCCATCATGGTTAAGCTGAAAGTATCTATTGTCGTAGGGGTAGTCATTGCTTTGCCAATAATTATCTGGCAGATTTGGAGTTTTATTCTCCCGGCCTTAAAGCAAAATGAAAAGAAATACCTTTATATGATTGTACCCAGCTCGGTTATCCTGATGTTAGCCGGTATTGCTTTTGCTTTTCTCTTTGTTATTCCTATCGGGCTTAAATTCCTGCTGTTTACCGGCCAAGCTGTTGTCACTTCAACTACCTTAGTGACAAAAGCGTCGTATTTATCCTTTATTATCCGTTTTCTTTTAAGCTTCGGTTTGATTTTCCAACTCCCTGTTATCCTGCTGCTTTTGATTCGTATTGGCGTCCTCTCCCCGGATAGTCTGGCTAAAAAGAGGAAGTATGCCTTCTTTGGGATTGTCGTGGTGGTTATGCTCATTTCACCTACTCCTGAGATTATGACTCAGGGACTCATGGTGCTGCCCACCTATATGCTGTATGAGGCTAGTATTTGGCTCGGTTACATTGTGGCACGAAAACGAGAGAAAGCGCTGGAAGGATAG
- a CDS encoding amidohydrolase produces MSLLIKNGLVWLHEQEDYFKADILIKHSKIKEVRPVIEGEKGIPVLDVREGYILPGWIDCHTHLGIIEEATGKIGVDNNEISDPITPNLRAIDGVNPMDIAFKDAVRHGITTVMSGPGSDNPVGGLNMAFKTAGRIIDQMVIKNPVGLKIALGENPLTTYGADKKSPVTRMGTASLIRELFMQAQDYMSLKKADKVKKRDVKLEAVIPLLRGEIPLRAHAHRADDIITAVRIAEEFKIEKLVIEHGTEADLIADYLFEKKVAVALGPMLTPRIKMELRNRNYASALKLMDSGLTVALITDHPYNSIEQLRTIAILAVAEGLSPKDALKCLTVNPAEILGCDDRIGRIAEGYDADLVVYDQEPLSINAKVLQTIIDGRIVYSA; encoded by the coding sequence ATGAGTCTTCTTATTAAAAACGGGTTGGTATGGCTTCATGAACAAGAGGATTATTTTAAGGCTGATATTCTCATTAAGCACAGCAAAATCAAAGAGGTGAGGCCGGTAATTGAAGGAGAGAAAGGAATCCCGGTTCTTGATGTGCGGGAGGGCTATATTCTACCGGGATGGATTGACTGTCATACTCATCTGGGGATTATCGAGGAAGCAACAGGAAAAATCGGTGTGGATAATAATGAAATATCCGATCCCATTACTCCGAATCTGAGAGCAATCGATGGGGTAAATCCCATGGACATAGCCTTTAAGGATGCGGTTCGTCATGGCATCACCACCGTCATGTCCGGACCGGGAAGCGATAACCCGGTTGGGGGCCTCAACATGGCTTTCAAGACTGCGGGGCGAATCATCGATCAGATGGTGATTAAGAATCCGGTAGGTCTGAAGATAGCCCTGGGAGAAAATCCTCTCACCACCTATGGTGCAGATAAAAAATCCCCGGTGACCCGGATGGGGACGGCCTCTCTGATTCGTGAACTATTCATGCAAGCTCAGGATTATATGAGCTTAAAAAAGGCGGATAAAGTGAAGAAGCGTGATGTCAAGCTGGAAGCTGTGATTCCCCTCTTAAGGGGTGAAATCCCCCTGCGGGCCCATGCTCATCGCGCTGATGACATCATAACCGCTGTGCGCATTGCGGAAGAATTTAAGATCGAAAAACTAGTGATCGAGCACGGCACAGAAGCGGATCTGATTGCCGACTACCTGTTTGAAAAGAAAGTCGCGGTGGCTTTGGGCCCCATGCTGACCCCCCGCATCAAGATGGAGCTGCGCAACAGGAATTATGCTTCGGCTCTTAAATTGATGGACTCAGGGTTAACGGTGGCCCTGATCACCGATCATCCCTACAACTCTATCGAGCAATTGCGGACCATAGCCATCCTGGCTGTGGCCGAAGGCCTCTCCCCAAAAGATGCTCTCAAATGTCTGACGGTCAATCCGGCTGAAATTCTGGGATGTGATGACCGTATCGGCAGAATCGCCGAAGGGTATGATGCCGATCTGGTGGTCTATGATCAGGAACCGCTGAGTATTAACGCTAAAGTTCTGCAGACGATCATTGATGGGAGGATTGTCTACTCGGCCTAA
- a CDS encoding 4Fe-4S dicluster domain-containing protein: MSKLDVKLKRRTALKIGALTAAAVAVGVPMGSLKEASVKAAGTESSESKQLGFMYDQTKCINCKLCAKACKETNKWEPGAEWRKVYVAEPASNKVYLSMSCNHCADPACMAVCPVKAYTKRDKDGIVAHNTKKCVGCAYCLYACPYHAPQFVKSGTGAVTKCSFCAEIQDQGGKPACVSACPTGALTYGDITELRKTPGAVAPEVNGLPPASITNPSLVIIPKV; encoded by the coding sequence GTGTCAAAGCTCGATGTAAAACTAAAACGTCGTACAGCTTTAAAAATCGGGGCTTTAACCGCAGCTGCCGTGGCAGTTGGTGTGCCGATGGGAAGTTTGAAAGAAGCGAGTGTTAAGGCTGCAGGAACGGAGTCGAGTGAATCCAAGCAATTAGGTTTTATGTATGACCAAACAAAATGCATTAATTGTAAGTTATGCGCCAAAGCATGTAAAGAAACGAACAAATGGGAGCCCGGTGCCGAATGGCGTAAGGTATATGTAGCAGAGCCGGCAAGCAACAAGGTGTATCTCTCGATGAGCTGCAATCACTGTGCCGATCCTGCCTGTATGGCAGTATGCCCTGTCAAAGCCTATACGAAACGGGATAAAGACGGTATTGTAGCCCATAATACGAAGAAATGCGTGGGCTGTGCCTATTGCCTCTATGCCTGCCCTTACCATGCACCACAGTTTGTTAAGTCCGGTACTGGAGCAGTAACTAAATGCAGTTTCTGTGCCGAGATTCAGGACCAGGGGGGCAAACCTGCCTGTGTATCCGCATGCCCGACCGGTGCATTAACCTATGGTGATATTACTGAACTGAGGAAAACTCCCGGTGCTGTAGCTCCGGAAGTCAATGGTCTGCCGCCGGCCAGCATCACCAATCCTTCATTAGTGATTATTCCGAAGGTATAA
- the speD gene encoding adenosylmethionine decarboxylase: MSNSLGRHVLAEIYGCSFEILNNREEVEAIMVNAALEAGAEVREVVFHKFSPQGVSGVVVISESHLAIHTWPELGYAAVDVFTCGDQVNPWDACNYLTEQFKAGHMTATEMKRGLVEDPKEAVNL; this comes from the coding sequence ATGAGCAATTCTCTGGGACGTCATGTGTTGGCTGAAATCTATGGTTGCAGTTTCGAGATTCTTAATAACCGCGAAGAAGTCGAAGCAATCATGGTCAACGCAGCCCTGGAAGCAGGCGCAGAAGTACGCGAGGTGGTATTTCATAAGTTCAGCCCGCAAGGTGTGAGTGGTGTGGTGGTCATTTCCGAATCCCATCTAGCCATCCATACATGGCCGGAACTTGGTTATGCGGCAGTCGACGTATTCACATGCGGGGATCAGGTCAATCCCTGGGATGCCTGTAATTATTTGACCGAGCAATTTAAAGCAGGTCATATGACAGCTACGGAAATGAAACGTGGACTGGTGGAAGATCCAAAAGAAGCGGTAAATCTTTAG